In Sphingobacterium sp. PCS056, the following proteins share a genomic window:
- a CDS encoding AAA family ATPase produces MGSLIIKRVRYEGDHYVYESPELNSGINIIIGDNGSGKSTFTYLIEYCLGGYLKYFNVDNKTEKYIEIVSDTNNYAEIEVLLNGELYGFKRFIGGNVVYVNSGEEYNSFPIYRQQLEGTVESEIFSDWMLDKLSITKQELNLGTKTWKLNINDLLRLIIYDQDTPSKKIYKEPTNLNFVTDSLLIRKTIFEVLLGISSDEYFRKFEEFKNIEILRDKEHLKIEAFNERYSGIDLDIEKIEKDLTSQNIELETLYNQRDLFLSSNKKVDKKTHLISEIQEQIIQDEIELSTISLNIQANQIEFEKISKYFQAQTSEINEIEKIIFTNEKLNLFSFRLCPFCMNEHDPKENHCLCGAEIKDEDYEKFIYSSKEYENILKHKKKSLETIQTALDSYSSDINKGILKRDYIQSKIKDATEKLKALINSTDVNKNNEAIDHLHAEILELMKRIESYSYRRKIAIEKQKLEENFKKVTETYKTIKTELDDLQKIFDKNNREIISNFNSIYHDLITKSSADANAAEINEDYMPIIDQGIYKNKSAGVPVRLIYYYTILALAIKYKTVKHPRLLIIDTPEDSGIDDDNLKNDLLLLQKVLSNVNADSESYQVILTTGLEKYPSEFGPYIIERFNKKDEGKFILNEK; encoded by the coding sequence ATGGGAAGTTTAATAATAAAAAGAGTAAGATATGAGGGTGATCACTATGTCTATGAATCACCTGAACTAAATAGTGGAATTAACATTATAATAGGTGATAACGGTTCTGGAAAAAGCACTTTCACTTATTTAATAGAATATTGTTTAGGAGGTTATCTAAAGTATTTCAATGTAGATAATAAAACCGAAAAATACATTGAGATTGTAAGTGACACTAATAATTATGCTGAAATAGAAGTTCTACTAAATGGTGAACTCTATGGTTTCAAGAGATTTATTGGAGGAAACGTTGTTTATGTCAACTCTGGCGAGGAATACAACTCTTTTCCAATTTATCGGCAACAGTTGGAAGGTACAGTAGAGTCCGAGATTTTTTCGGACTGGATGTTAGATAAGCTTAGTATAACAAAGCAAGAATTAAACCTAGGAACAAAAACCTGGAAATTAAATATAAACGATCTACTTAGGTTAATCATTTATGATCAGGACACCCCGTCAAAAAAAATTTATAAAGAACCAACCAACCTTAATTTCGTCACAGACTCACTTCTGATTAGAAAAACGATCTTTGAGGTATTACTGGGAATATCATCTGATGAATATTTTAGAAAGTTCGAAGAATTCAAAAACATTGAAATTCTTCGAGATAAAGAACATCTAAAAATCGAAGCATTTAATGAAAGGTATTCTGGAATCGACTTAGATATCGAAAAAATTGAAAAGGATCTAACATCCCAAAATATTGAACTGGAAACCCTTTATAATCAAAGAGATCTATTTCTTAGCTCTAATAAAAAAGTTGATAAGAAAACACACTTAATATCGGAGATTCAAGAACAAATCATTCAAGACGAGATCGAATTATCAACAATAAGTCTTAATATTCAAGCTAACCAAATTGAATTTGAAAAGATATCGAAGTATTTTCAAGCACAGACAAGTGAAATAAATGAAATAGAGAAAATTATTTTCACAAATGAAAAATTAAACTTATTCTCTTTTAGATTATGTCCATTTTGTATGAATGAACATGACCCTAAGGAAAATCATTGTCTATGTGGAGCAGAAATCAAGGATGAAGATTATGAAAAATTCATTTATTCTTCAAAGGAATATGAGAACATCCTTAAACATAAAAAGAAAAGCCTTGAAACAATCCAGACAGCCTTAGATTCGTATAGTAGCGATATAAATAAAGGCATTTTAAAAAGAGATTATATCCAAAGCAAAATTAAAGACGCTACGGAAAAACTCAAAGCCCTTATTAATTCTACTGATGTAAATAAAAATAATGAAGCAATCGATCATTTGCATGCAGAAATACTGGAGCTAATGAAGAGAATCGAAAGTTATTCTTATAGGAGGAAGATTGCCATTGAAAAACAGAAATTAGAAGAGAACTTTAAAAAAGTTACTGAAACATATAAGACGATCAAAACAGAATTGGATGACCTCCAGAAAATTTTCGATAAAAATAATCGTGAAATAATTTCAAATTTCAATTCAATTTACCACGATCTAATTACGAAGTCCTCTGCTGATGCAAACGCAGCCGAAATCAATGAAGACTATATGCCTATAATTGATCAGGGTATCTATAAAAATAAAAGTGCTGGTGTTCCGGTTAGATTAATATACTATTACACAATATTAGCTTTAGCAATCAAATATAAAACGGTTAAACACCCCAGACTTTTAATAATTGATACTCCTGAAGACTCAGGAATTGATGACGATAATCTTAAAAACGATCTCTTATTACTTCAAAAAGTACTAAGTAATGTAAATGCAGATAGTGAATCATACCAGGTAATATTGACCACAGGACTTGAAAAATACCCTTCTGAATTTGGTCCGTACATTATCGAACGATTCAACAAGAAGGATGAAGGGAAGTTTATATTAAACGAGAAATAA
- a CDS encoding TraQ conjugal transfer family protein → MKNLFLGLVILMALALTGCDKNELSIYRPEEPVVTGFDFNLTMEVGTSIIAKYGTQDLKFRIVPLGQEPSTTYKVSFIQFMGTGTVQDENGDFLGQNIDYVLNDRTFKLKYTSHSDTDHFFEVTVKDNFGHIKKKIVKFMPENEVAQGK, encoded by the coding sequence ATGAAAAATTTATTTTTAGGATTGGTGATTTTGATGGCTTTAGCATTAACAGGCTGTGACAAAAATGAACTTAGTATTTATAGACCGGAAGAACCTGTTGTTACCGGGTTCGATTTCAATCTTACGATGGAAGTGGGAACTTCTATTATCGCCAAGTACGGAACGCAGGATTTAAAGTTCCGTATCGTTCCACTTGGACAGGAACCAAGTACAACGTATAAAGTTAGCTTTATTCAGTTTATGGGTACGGGAACTGTACAGGATGAAAATGGAGATTTCTTAGGTCAGAATATTGATTATGTACTTAATGATAGAACTTTTAAATTAAAGTACACGTCCCACAGTGATACGGATCATTTTTTTGAGGTTACGGTCAAAGATAACTTCGGACATATCAAAAAGAAGATCGTAAAATTTATGCCGGAGAACGAAGTCGCTCAAGGTAAGTAA
- a CDS encoding conjugal transfer protein TraO has translation MKKYMMYFVLAFMLVANVVRAQRFEKGEVALEVRGGLANGYFFGKQQNPTFFGGVAANIYTGIDSKWVAGGEFYHKKYDYQDGSIKLAQFTGEIGHYFPLVYDCKQDLVISAGLSGIAGYERINWGRHTLYDQAILLNQDHFIFGGAATLEVEFFPSDKIIVFATGRERVLFKALDKFNGQVGIGVRFLINR, from the coding sequence ATGAAAAAGTACATGATGTATTTTGTGCTGGCATTTATGCTGGTGGCAAACGTTGTTCGTGCGCAACGTTTTGAAAAGGGTGAAGTCGCTCTTGAAGTCAGGGGAGGTCTGGCAAACGGGTATTTTTTTGGTAAGCAGCAGAACCCGACATTTTTTGGTGGAGTTGCTGCTAATATCTATACTGGAATTGACAGCAAATGGGTGGCGGGAGGCGAGTTCTACCACAAGAAGTATGATTATCAAGACGGTTCTATTAAGCTGGCGCAGTTTACTGGTGAGATCGGTCATTATTTTCCATTGGTTTACGACTGTAAGCAGGACCTTGTGATCTCCGCTGGTTTAAGCGGTATTGCCGGGTATGAACGGATCAACTGGGGAAGACATACTTTATATGACCAGGCTATTCTGTTGAACCAGGACCATTTTATTTTTGGAGGCGCAGCTACATTAGAAGTTGAGTTTTTCCCTTCAGACAAGATAATCGTTTTCGCGACCGGGCGAGAGCGGGTGTTGTTCAAAGCGCTTGATAAATTTAATGGTCAAGTAGGAATAGGTGTCAGGTTTTTGATTAATAGATAG
- a CDS encoding SMODS domain-containing nucleotidyltransferase — protein sequence MDVYQTFQDFASNLIVQNQSSIENRFGLITQRLNRDFRDIESKVDNGIYVGSYGRDTAINGVSDLDLLFVLPDELYYTYNNREGNGQSQLLQDVKKSLLKTYSSSKIRGDGQVVVIQFTNDFIEVCPAFLEADGSYTYADSNNGGRWKKTDPSPEAASLKELDDQCNGNVVNLCRIVRAWKNKCGVKIGGLLIDTFVYNFFSANKEYADYGYADYDVLVKDFFAYLSELNDNRAYWFAPGSNQHVYKKKNSNFKSKAKKAVKNIENAISKNDEDTVYEIWRLVFGKVFPYPQVIKERSYNYVANEQYIEERYPMDISNMLRINCEVQQAGFRTELLRTVKFLRKNKKLKFFIESTDVEEPYNVLWKVKNEGWIAKQRNTLRGEILESNLSGNMRKESSDFEGGHFVECYIIKDGYCVARDRIDVPISNV from the coding sequence ATGGATGTATACCAAACCTTCCAAGATTTTGCCAGTAACCTTATCGTCCAAAACCAAAGTAGTATAGAAAATAGATTCGGTTTAATAACCCAAAGACTTAACAGAGATTTCCGCGATATTGAATCTAAAGTAGATAATGGTATCTATGTGGGGAGTTATGGTCGTGACACTGCGATTAATGGTGTCAGCGACCTTGATCTTTTATTTGTTCTACCGGATGAACTCTATTATACGTACAATAATCGAGAAGGAAATGGGCAAAGTCAATTGTTACAGGACGTAAAAAAGTCACTTTTGAAAACATATTCTTCATCAAAGATTAGGGGAGACGGTCAGGTTGTTGTAATACAATTTACCAACGACTTTATTGAAGTCTGTCCTGCATTTCTTGAGGCAGACGGAAGCTACACTTACGCAGATTCAAATAATGGAGGTCGTTGGAAAAAAACTGATCCTTCGCCAGAAGCAGCCAGCTTAAAAGAATTGGACGATCAATGCAATGGTAATGTTGTCAATTTATGTCGGATTGTAAGAGCATGGAAAAACAAATGTGGTGTGAAAATTGGAGGTCTTTTAATTGATACATTTGTTTACAATTTTTTTTCTGCTAATAAGGAATACGCCGATTACGGCTATGCTGATTATGACGTTTTGGTTAAAGATTTCTTTGCGTATTTAAGTGAACTTAATGACAATCGCGCCTACTGGTTCGCTCCAGGAAGTAATCAGCATGTTTATAAGAAGAAGAATTCAAATTTTAAATCAAAGGCAAAGAAGGCTGTTAAAAATATAGAGAATGCCATATCCAAAAATGATGAAGATACGGTTTACGAGATATGGCGTCTGGTCTTTGGAAAAGTCTTTCCGTATCCTCAAGTTATCAAAGAAAGAAGCTATAACTATGTTGCGAATGAACAATATATTGAAGAGCGGTATCCGATGGATATTAGCAATATGTTGCGGATAAACTGTGAAGTCCAACAAGCTGGGTTCAGAACAGAACTTTTACGTACAGTGAAATTTTTACGGAAGAACAAAAAGCTTAAATTTTTTATTGAATCAACGGATGTTGAGGAACCGTATAACGTATTATGGAAAGTAAAAAATGAAGGTTGGATTGCTAAACAGAGAAATACTCTTCGGGGTGAAATCCTCGAAAGTAACTTATCAGGCAATATGAGAAAAGAAAGTTCAGACTTTGAAGGGGGGCATTTTGTTGAGTGTTACATTATAAAAGATGGATATTGCGTAGCAAGGGATCGAATTGATGTTCCAATCAGTAACGTTTAA
- a CDS encoding SLATT domain-containing protein: MNQDKFLNTLAQKGYDIGFGAKKNFASYDIINKLPSWIGFVSLAIGIIQIAYNNIPFDKELSIILIFVGIGIMYIDVFKGKVDDYNNEGIRLTKLFNQTRDLYYKVSGDNNFDYKNYENEYKDILNDFYSNTISKQVFLSQWYAHFKFFYESQPDWVVKELKLTFFKDKLPRSLASVLLLIIIIILIYLFYGCIPNLPRFCQ, from the coding sequence ATGAATCAAGATAAGTTTTTAAATACGTTAGCTCAAAAAGGGTATGATATTGGTTTCGGGGCAAAGAAAAATTTTGCATCTTACGATATTATAAATAAGTTGCCAAGTTGGATCGGATTTGTTTCTTTAGCCATCGGTATTATTCAGATTGCATATAACAATATACCTTTTGATAAAGAGCTATCAATTATCTTGATTTTTGTCGGGATCGGTATAATGTATATCGATGTTTTCAAAGGGAAGGTCGACGATTATAATAATGAAGGGATACGATTGACAAAACTATTTAATCAAACTAGAGATCTGTACTATAAAGTTAGTGGGGATAATAATTTCGATTATAAAAACTACGAAAATGAGTATAAAGATATTCTTAACGATTTCTATTCAAACACAATCAGTAAGCAGGTGTTCCTTTCTCAATGGTATGCGCATTTTAAATTCTTTTATGAATCACAACCAGACTGGGTTGTAAAAGAATTAAAACTTACATTTTTTAAAGATAAACTACCGAGATCACTTGCAAGCGTGCTGTTACTTATTATCATTATAATTTTGATTTATTTATTTTATGGATGTATACCAAACCTTCCAAGATTTTGCCAGTAA
- a CDS encoding plasmid mobilization protein has translation MENQAKTKWLHVRLSEEEYRTVNKHFGTSTSRKLSQYVRDKLLERPIVKAYRDKSNDDLMAELIPLRLELNRIGNNYNQAVKKLHTLKTIGEFKAWIMQHDIEKQTLFNKIEEIKNLIQKYAERWLQ, from the coding sequence ATGGAAAATCAAGCAAAAACAAAATGGTTGCATGTACGGCTATCAGAGGAAGAATACCGTACAGTAAATAAACATTTCGGCACTTCGACAAGCCGAAAATTAAGTCAATATGTTCGCGACAAACTACTCGAACGACCCATAGTAAAAGCTTACCGGGATAAATCCAATGACGATTTAATGGCAGAACTAATCCCTTTGCGCTTGGAGTTAAACCGCATCGGAAACAACTACAATCAGGCTGTAAAAAAACTTCATACGCTTAAAACGATTGGAGAGTTTAAAGCCTGGATCATGCAGCATGATATCGAAAAACAGACACTGTTTAACAAGATCGAGGAGATAAAAAACCTGATCCAAAAGTATGCGGAAAGATGGTTGCAATAA